The Pseudomonas sp. TH06 genome contains the following window.
GAAATACTGCCGTAGCGCGCCGCCGTCAGGCCCATCACCGCCAGCGAAATCTGGCCCGCGCTGCCCATCACATCGGGCACGAATTCCACCGGTTTGCCGGCGATCACGATGCTCAGCTTTTCAGTCTTGAAGGTCGAAGTCTCCACCGGGGTGCTCGGGCCGAAAGCGACATACGCCTCGCGGCTCACTTCCAGCAGATTGGGGGTCTGCACTGGCTCCAGCCATTGCTGGATATGGCTGAACAGCTCGCTGATACGTGTTGCCCACGCCTGTGACTGGGTTTCGAACAATTGCTTCTTGTGCGCTTCACTCTCGGCATAGTGACGAAGCATTTCGCCCAGCTGTTGTACGTCGTTCATCGGTACGTTCCTCGGTGAGCCTGCGTTGCCCGATAGTGACAGATCGAAGCGCCGGCGTACGTTAAACCTCAGAAGCCGGCACCGGGACACTTTGCAAAAGGATCAACGGTACAGTTTGCTCGGCACTGGCATGCGCTCGTGAACAAATGGACACTCTGCCCAAGCCCAACCTTAATCACCAAGGGAAATCCAATGCGCACCATCGGCCTGATCGGCGGCATGAGCTGGGAGTCCAGCGCTGAATACTATCGCCTCATCAATCAACAGGTCCGTGATCGTCTCGGCCCATTGCGATCGGCACAACTGCTGATGTACAGCGTCGATTTCGGCCCGGTCGAACAGGCCCAGCACGCCGGACGCTGGGACGACGCAGCGGCGATTCTGGTGGATGCCGCACGCAGGCTTGAGGCCGGTGGCGCCGAATGCGTGGTGCTGTGTACCAACACCATGCACAAGGTCGCCGAGCAGATTCAGGCAGCAATCAGCATTCCGTTCCTGCACATTACCGAGCCGGCGGCGCAGGCAGCGTTGGCGATTGATGCGCTTACGGTCGGGCTGCTCGGTACGGCGTTCACCATGGAACAGGACTTTCTCAAGCAGCGCCTGATTGCCCAGGGTTTGACGGTGTTGGTGCCAGATGATGCTGAACGCAAGGACGTGCACCGGATCATCTACGACGAACTTTGCGTAGGGGTGATCAACGAGGCATCGCGCAAGATTTACCAGCAGGTGATCGAGTCGCTGACGGCGCGTGGTGCCCAGGCGATCATCCTCGGCTGCACGGAAATCGGCATGCTGATCAAACCTGAACACAGTGCCCTGCCCCTGCTCGACACCACCGAACTGCATGCACGGTCGGCGGTGGCGTTCGCGCTGGGCGACTGAGTCAGGCTTTCGGACGGTTGCGCAGACGGGCCATGCTCAGGGCGTCGACCCATTGCCCGTCGCGCACGGCGTAATCGCGGAACAGGCCCTCGGTCTCGAAACCGAACTTGCGGTAGAGACCGATGGCCGCCTCGTTATCGGCGTACACCGACAGCTCGACACGGTGCAGATTCATCCAGTTGTCGGCGACGTCCAGTGCCGCTGCCAACAATGCCGAACCCACACCCTTGCCCTGCCACGCCACCGCAACGGCCATGCCGATGCTGCCGGCGTGGCTGCGGCGAATCCGCGAAAAGTTTTCCAGGCCCAGATTACCGATCACTCCACCCTGATGCAGCGCCACCAGCTGCACCACGCGCTCGTTGTCTGGCATCAGTCGCTTGCGCCAGATCTCGGTGGATTGAAACGGCATCTGCAACACCTGCCGGGTCACGGCCGGATCGTTGTACAGCGCAGTGATACCCTCGACGTGGGATTCGTTGAAGCGCTCGATATGAATGGCGGGGTTGTGCTCGGGCATGGCGGATCTGTCCGTGATCGATGTGTGGCCGACCACTCTAAACCGCTCTATCAAATACATACAAACTGTAGGAGCTGCCGAAGGCTGCGATCTTTTGATCTTGTATTTTAAAAATCAAAATCAACATCAAAAGATCGCAGCCTTCGGCAGCTCCTACAGGGGAATGGGGCATTGGGGTCAGTGCTGAAACCATTCCTGGCGTTCGTTGAAGGTGTGCTGGATGAGTTCCACCAGCGCCTGCACTTCGGCCAGCGCTTGCGACTCGGCATTCACCGCCAGCCACGCCTGCAACTGCATCGACTCCTCGAACAATCCCGGCAATGCCACCAAACCACGATCATAGCGGCTCATGTACATGGGCAGCAGGCCGATGCAAGCGCTGCAACGGATCATCTCCAGCATCAGCTCGTAGGACTGCATCTGCACCACCCCGGCCAGGCGTTGTTCAACGAGGTTGTTCCAAGGGCGGAAGCTGTCGATCTGCCGGTCGTGCTGCCATTGCACCAACATGAAATCGGCGAGGTCGTCAGGGTTCTCCGGACGCGCAGTTACGCGGGAGTAGCGTTTGGCGATGTGCGGCAGGTAGTCCAGTCGCGCAAGACGCTGCGGTTCGCTGGTGGCGAAGGTCGGGCCGGGATGCGCAGAGTCGCCGTGGGCCAGCCAGAGGACAATGTCGGCGCTGACCGCACGCAGGGACAATTCGCTGTCGAGAGCGATGATCTCCAGGCGCACACTGGCGTTGCGTCGCAGCAACGCGATCAGGTCACGGCCGAGAATGTCATGCAGGATCGATTCGGCGACGGCCAGACGGATCAGCGGCTGTTCGACCACCGGCAGTTTGCGCTCGTTGGCCAGGGCGACCAGTTTTGCCTGGAGTTGCTGACCTTCGCGGGTCAGGCTCAACGCGCTGCCCTGAAAGCTGAACAAGGTATGTTTCAGCTCCTGCTCCAGTTGCGCCAATTGCTTGCGCAACAAGGTCGAACGCACATTGAGACTGCGCGCAGCCTGCATGAAGCAGCCGCAGCGGGCGCTGACCAGAAAGTATTGCGCGACCTCGGCGTCGATCGTCGACGCTTGCGCCAGCCAGGGTTCGTTGTTGCCCTGCGGCCAGCGAAACTCGGCACTGCCCTGTCGTCCTGCGGGTTCGGTGAATGACATCGATGACTCCCTGTCGATCTTTGTATTTGTCTTAACGCAACTCCCCTGTAGGAGTGAGCCTGCTCGCGATAGCGGTGGGTCAGTTGACAATGACTAACCTGACCCACCGCTATCGCGAGCAGGCTCACTCCTTCAGGGGCAATGTGTGTCAGTTGCCCAGGACTTTGTTCAGTTCAGCGCCGTCGATGCTCAGCGTCGCGGTGTTGAGCATGCCGTCCAGATACGCCTGGGCAATCTGTTCCTGCCGCTGGGCACGCAAGGCCTGGGTCAATTGATCGCGCAATTCATCCAGCGTCGCCGTGCGCGCCGGTTGCTGCTCGGTGAGTTTGATCACATGAAACCCGGCCGCGCTTTGCACAGGGTCAGAGACTGCGCCAACCTTGAGCCGCGCCACCGCCCCGCGTACTTCCGGCACCAATTGCTGCAACGGTTGCAACCCCGTGTCACCGCCGCGTTCGGCGGTGGCGCGGTCCTGCGAGTACTGCGTCGCCAGCACGGCAAACTCCCCCGGTGCGGTCTGAGCTTTCTTGCTCAATTCGCCCGCCTGTTTACGCACTGCCTCAAGGTTCTGCGGCTCATTCACCCCGAGGAAAATCTGACTGACCCGATACAGCGCCGGTGTCTGCCAATTGGCCTTGCCGGCGTCATAGGCCTGCTGCAACTCGGCCGCGCTCGGATACTCGGCCGGCACTTGGCTGACCGAACGCAAATAATCGCGGAAGACAATCTGTTCGCTCGCCGCACGCATCTGCTGCGCGACATCCGGCCGCTGCGCCCAACCCTGGGCGTCGGCCTGCTCCAGCACCGCTTTCTCGGCCAGACGCGTACGAATCCAGCGCTCCAGCGCCTCACGATTACCGCGCAGCTGTTCGCGGGTTTCCGGCGGTACCGTCGCCAACAGCGCCTGCAATTCCGCAGGCGACACCTGCTGATTGCCCAACCGCGCCACCGCCGGCCCCGTAGCAACCGCCGCCACCGGCGACGATTGCTGGGCGGCGACCGGGTCATTGCCCGGTCGCACGGCCAACGCCACGGCCACCACCAACAGCGCCACCGCAGCGGCGCTGATCACCATGGCAGGTTTTTTCACAGCGCGACTTCCTCTTGCTCGGCGACGGCGACTTTCGCGGTTTGCGCCGCGCCGTTCTGAGTGAAATCACGCAGATAGACGATGAATTCCTGCAACAGACGATCCCACAGTTCCAGATTGCCGCGCAGGTGATCGTTGCTCACGCCCGCCGCGACCACCACGTCCATTTCCATCACCAGAAACTCGCCCTGCAACGACAACCGTGCGAAACGCCGAGTCGCGTTCCACTGCTCGGCCACACCTTGCGGCAACTCACCCTGCACGCGCAGCGCGCAACTGAAAGTGAAATCGACAAAGCTGCCCTGCTCCGCCGCCGGGTTGCCGAAACGCACGGCGTAGCCGATGCCCTGGCTGGCGCTGAGCAACTGGACGATGCCGTTCTGTTCGGTTTCGTTGACGCGATAACCGGCCGCTTGCAGGACTTCGGTCAGGGATTTTGGCGATACGTGGCTGATCAATTGAGTCATTGTTTCTTCCTTGTTTATCAGTCTTTCAATTCAGGCTTTTTAATCAAT
Protein-coding sequences here:
- a CDS encoding aspartate/glutamate racemase family protein, with amino-acid sequence MRTIGLIGGMSWESSAEYYRLINQQVRDRLGPLRSAQLLMYSVDFGPVEQAQHAGRWDDAAAILVDAARRLEAGGAECVVLCTNTMHKVAEQIQAAISIPFLHITEPAAQAALAIDALTVGLLGTAFTMEQDFLKQRLIAQGLTVLVPDDAERKDVHRIIYDELCVGVINEASRKIYQQVIESLTARGAQAIILGCTEIGMLIKPEHSALPLLDTTELHARSAVAFALGD
- a CDS encoding GNAT family N-acetyltransferase, whose amino-acid sequence is MPEHNPAIHIERFNESHVEGITALYNDPAVTRQVLQMPFQSTEIWRKRLMPDNERVVQLVALHQGGVIGNLGLENFSRIRRSHAGSIGMAVAVAWQGKGVGSALLAAALDVADNWMNLHRVELSVYADNEAAIGLYRKFGFETEGLFRDYAVRDGQWVDALSMARLRNRPKA
- a CDS encoding LysR family transcriptional regulator produces the protein MSFTEPAGRQGSAEFRWPQGNNEPWLAQASTIDAEVAQYFLVSARCGCFMQAARSLNVRSTLLRKQLAQLEQELKHTLFSFQGSALSLTREGQQLQAKLVALANERKLPVVEQPLIRLAVAESILHDILGRDLIALLRRNASVRLEIIALDSELSLRAVSADIVLWLAHGDSAHPGPTFATSEPQRLARLDYLPHIAKRYSRVTARPENPDDLADFMLVQWQHDRQIDSFRPWNNLVEQRLAGVVQMQSYELMLEMIRCSACIGLLPMYMSRYDRGLVALPGLFEESMQLQAWLAVNAESQALAEVQALVELIQHTFNERQEWFQH
- a CDS encoding peptidylprolyl isomerase, coding for MKKPAMVISAAAVALLVVAVALAVRPGNDPVAAQQSSPVAAVATGPAVARLGNQQVSPAELQALLATVPPETREQLRGNREALERWIRTRLAEKAVLEQADAQGWAQRPDVAQQMRAASEQIVFRDYLRSVSQVPAEYPSAAELQQAYDAGKANWQTPALYRVSQIFLGVNEPQNLEAVRKQAGELSKKAQTAPGEFAVLATQYSQDRATAERGGDTGLQPLQQLVPEVRGAVARLKVGAVSDPVQSAAGFHVIKLTEQQPARTATLDELRDQLTQALRAQRQEQIAQAYLDGMLNTATLSIDGAELNKVLGN
- a CDS encoding YbjN domain-containing protein, producing MTQLISHVSPKSLTEVLQAAGYRVNETEQNGIVQLLSASQGIGYAVRFGNPAAEQGSFVDFTFSCALRVQGELPQGVAEQWNATRRFARLSLQGEFLVMEMDVVVAAGVSNDHLRGNLELWDRLLQEFIVYLRDFTQNGAAQTAKVAVAEQEEVAL